The Coffea arabica cultivar ET-39 chromosome 6e, Coffea Arabica ET-39 HiFi, whole genome shotgun sequence genome contains the following window.
AACGAGTGCTTATTGGACACCCGTTAGAAAAATCGTACGATGCAcactaattaattaatatgaTTAAAAGAATATCAAAATGAAAACTCGTTATTCCAAGTGGGATACAGGGCAGGGGACCGTCCCTGGACAGTTCACGACCAAggtttggccaaaaaaaattatacagtCCAGATTTCATCTTGTATCTCGATTTTAACAACATGTGTGGGACCtacaaaattttgttctaaaattATATGTTGTTAAAAATAAGTTACACCATGTGCAAACAAAGCTATGTCGTGTGCAAAATGCATATAACTGTCAGGAACGGTTGCAGAAGGTCATTATCATAAACAAGATCCTCGGTTTTCGATTGACAACCACTACTAATGGAATAGATTTGTTGAGAAGCCTATGATTGGCCGAGCTAATTAATTTTGGCTCCAAACATCTACAAGGCCAATTTCGGAAAAAAGTAAGGTGGTGTAATAAACTATAgcattaatttttattttagtcaCTAAATTTTAAAGTAGGACAATTTAGTCATCAAAGTACGAAAATAGTCCTCCTTTAAAATCTGTCTTACTTTAATCCCTAAGGTACAAAATTTGTCCTATTTAATCTCTAAAATATTAAAAACCAGTCTCACTTTTATCTCCAATGTATAAAATTTATCCTACTTTAATTCCTAGGTACAAAATATATCCCGcttaattataaattttatttgaCTTCTGCTAACAATTTTACttgtcaaaaaaattttcatattttgggCACTGAAATATCCTATTTTGAAGTTTAGAAAACGAAATAAAAATACAAGTATAATTGAAAGAgtgcaaagtggaattaactCTAGATAGTAAGACATGTACACTAGAAAAAACCCTCCATCATTTTTTTTAggcaaacataaaaaaaaaaaaaaaagaactgtcCATCATTCATGGTATAACTTATCTTGATTTTGATCGAAATGATACATGCCAAGCTTCCTCCTCCTACGTTCTCGCCAAGGATTGACTGTTGATGTTGATTAATCACATAAATATGGCGCATTTACTCTTATAGCTGTCAATAAATGTTAGTTGCCAATCAAGGCAACATTTCAAGTCCTTTAATTACAGAAGGTTTGGCGAAATAAATCATTTGGCTCACAGGTGTTGTGACTGTTGTCAACGTTCTTTACTAATATGAATAGGACTGCAAATAATGGAACAATTTTGGTAGAGAAATGTTATAGTAAGCATTAATTagtataccaaaaaaaaaaaagctcctgatgttatctttcttttcttatcttcTTTATTCcatccagtttttttttttaggcttATATATGAATTTCTTAACTTTGTAAAGTTTTTGTAGGCATATCTAGCCTAAACTAGCCTACTCCTACTGGGGGGAGCCTACTCCAGAGAGTGGCTCAACTAAATCGGAGAAATTTGATAGGAACTAAATTACTATCAGACCAGACGGATGCACCCCACTCTCGTATGAATTTATAACAAGCCTCGTAGAGAGGCATATTAATAGGAGGTAAGATTTGAACCCTTGACCTTCTACCTCACAATTAATGTGGTGGCCAACTCCTCCGGAGGGATTTGGTTAACTTTGTAAATTTAGTTCGACACACAAATTCCTCTAGCAAGCCTTGTTTGAAAGGTGAGTTTTTTTAgagtttatctaaaattttactgtgacttgctgtagaagtttttttaaaattttttgaaatgtgtagatttttaaatattttgaagtgtataatttaaaaattttgagaaattttttgagattattataactaaagtttttaaaaaaaacttatagcgacaaacttggcaaaaaaacTTAACTTCCAAACAAGGCCAAAACATGCGCAGGAGGGATTCAGTTTCCAGCAGGCGGCAGCCAATTTAAGGGAGATAAAAAAAACTTATAGcgacaaacttggcaaaaaaacTTAACTTCCAAACAAGGCCAAAACATGCGCAGGAGGGATTCAGTTTCCAGCAGGCGGCAGCCAATTTAAGGGAGATACTGTCCgctaataaataaatatatatatgcaataaATAAAATCTTCACAAATCATAGAGTAATATATGTGTACAGTGGGGACTTGTACGCCCGCAACATCATCTAGAAGCCACATATTGCACTGATCTTGAGTTCCAGACATCCCTTTGGTCCCTAAAAGACCCTTGAATCATTTTTGACTCTTCCGCAGCACATCACAGGCCTTGTAAGGAGCCAAAAGTTTCCCCCAACAAAGTCCATGTAATTAGCTCCTCGCCAAGTTCCATAAAATTccaaaacttgaaaaaaataCATTGATCGGTGACAGAAAATCCCAGCCAGATTTTCAAGATTCAAATTACCATGCTAACAATCTCTAAGCCAGATCAGTTCCTCCATAATGTACAAAGAGACACCAATATCTTTAACCTTCCAATGGTTATACTACAAAACAAAAGGCACTTATCAGGGGCAGGGATTTGGGAACCTTGAATGCACCTTGTTAACATCTCCAATAATGTCATCACTCAGATTGACACTGCAGGCATTGAGAACCTCTTGGATTTGTCACACTGTTGTAGCTCCAAAAATGGCACTTGCAACAAGAGGGTGTCGAAGAACAAAGGCTGCACAGAGAAAACTTCACGATTACAAAGCTGAGGATATCTTTAAAGAAGCATTATCTTATATAGAATACTATAGTATGAGCATAATAGTTTTTTTTAGAACCACCAACACTTGAGCCAAACCATCAGCAGGAGGTACCTCACCTTGAGTGAAGCCAAATGCAGATAATCCGAAAATCTCCTACTCATTACACGAATAAACAACTCATAGGGGAAGTTTATAACTCGGAAATTTCTTCAGTATCATTATGTTCAGAGACTCCGAGACACCAACTATTAGCATAATAACAACTCATCCAGCAACTAGCACTTTTAAAATGTATAGCTTGTTTATAAGAAACACCTCCAAAATAAGCTTGCAAATACAATATGCAGTATCACTGCAAAAGGCCTGATGGTTGAATATAACTGGTtgttgactttttcttttttctatattCTCAGGGGAAAAGCATCTTTATTTGCACCTTTCGAAGGACTAATGGTCCTGGaccacaaaaacaaaataaaataatataaaaagcaAAATCAACTATTGGTGGTTTTCGATGTTAAGAACTCTTTTTGAGAgttcaaagaaaagaatttcAGTCAATTTCCATATATCAGTCAGTGGATCAGGTTAGAAAGGGTGAAtagaaattaagagagagagagagagagagagaatgcaCTTAAAGAGACATTTAACCACtatgaagaaaataaaatgacgCAAAATTCAGGAAAATTTGATATGTAAGCTGGAATCAACCCATGCAAGGCTAGGCATCCCAATATatagacaagagagagagagagagagagagagttataCCAATTGCAAGAGACACCGGGTGGACGTCGTATTCTTCAGCAATTTCAAGATATGACTGCACAATAAAGTAAAATCTTGATAAGTAGACAAGAAAATGTGCTTCTATGCACAATCACCCTATATGTTTAAAAGAGCAGTTGATAACATTATAACTTGTTTGGCCACAGAATCCTCCAGAATGTTCAATAAAAACAGTTGCAAGCATAATAAAACTGCCAAATAATATCAAACAATGAATCAAGCTgcagaaagaaaatgaatttaGCAATGCCTGCAAAATATCTAGGCATGAGTTATTTCCTGTTTCCTTTACAATCAACCAAAGATCTCACAAAACCAGCTTGCTTCTCCTCCTATGAAAATAATTGGCTTACTTCAGTGGCTGCCTTTATATTGGTCTTTGACAGGCTGTATCTCGACTCTCCTTCAGCATATCTTCCGGACAAAAGGAAGAGACAACTGTTTGACCAAGATTTGATAGAAGAAACCAATGTAACCTCTGAAAGATTAAAACGAGCATCTGGCCGACCCTTGTCAAGTGAGAAATACTTGCCGGAGAGAATGCCCATAGCTAAAGGACTGTGTACTAACAGACAAACcctaaatataaaattttgttttgtttttgtgtgttggggggggggggtcagTGCAGGAAAATGCCAGCATCAGAATAATTTATTAGACgatcatatgcatatataagcatgaaGGAAAGTTCTTCCACTGGAATACAGAATAAGAAGGCCAACAGAAAACTAGATAAGAGTAGTTTCCTCTGTTCTATTTCTGGTTGGTGTAGTGCATATCTGATGAAAACTTCAAAGAAGATGTTTTCACAAAGACCATCACATTTAAGCCAAGAAACTTAACTCCTTTCATATATTTGAAGTATAAACTCTTTTACAGGTTATGTTCTCATTCCActtaaaaattcacaaaatctCTATAACTGCCATGTACCCAAAACCTCAAGAAGATGCACGAAGCCAGTAATTGTGAATACAACAGACAAAAATTAAGACCATGAAAAAGTCAAGTACAGCATGAATAAGTGCGGTTCATGGAAACAAGATGGTCAAAAGGAATGAGTATGACGAATGATAACTTGCCAGAAGATACACTAAGTGAAAGAGgtaaaatgaagcaaataaaTGCGGCTTGAAAGACAAGAGGCTTCAGGTTTGGAATTTagacaaaaaaagaaacaacCATTGATGTGTGGCTAAACCAAGAATGAAGAGTGACATACATATTTATCACAACAAAAATGTAATGAACTCGTAGCAGAAGGCAGTTAAACATGTTGACAGTACAGTATATAACTGAATATTGAAATACATACTTCATAGGATATTAGTGAGCAATCACTTTCTCAATAATTTTTGGAGCTTCCTAGTGGATGGAAGGAGTATTCCCAGTATAAGTGAGGCTTAACTCAGTTGTGCAGATCATACACACATTCAGTACTAAGGGGTACCTCTCATGGTGACAGCATTCAGCCATCCCAAAATCAAAGTTCCGGCAAAGCAAGTTGTACGCATTCTGAAAATAGGGAAGTGAATCATATATTAGCTTCACATACATAGGGCCAACTAAAGTACAGAGATGAACACACATGCAAGAATAGACAGCAAAACAAACTCAAATTACTCAATTATCTAAAGAAGCCACCTTGAAAAAAAAGCCCCGCCAGAGCAAGTTGCACAAGTTCTGAAAGTAGGGAGGTGAATCATACCACAAGCATAGAGTGCACTAAAATACAGAGACAAGCAAACACATGCAAGCATAGACAACAAAACAAACTCATATTACTCAATTGTCAAAAGGAAGCTACCCATACAACACCTGCAAAGATACTATCCTTGGATAGTGAGGTTGCTTTTGGGCAATTTCCAGAAACTTCATGACTCCATACGGAGTCTCATTGCTTAGTCCGATGTATCTGATCTACAATAACAGTCAACATTCTGTAACAGGAATATATCACCCTAAAGCAATAAGTTGAATACGAGCTGAACTTTTAGGTCATCTTTACTAACCTTACCAGCATCAACAGCTCTGCCTAAAGCATCAAGTTGTTCATCAAAACTTATATGTGAAATATAACGGCCAGGATCATAGTCAGTTTCTCCAAACATTGGAACATAACTGCAAGAAATCCCAGTGGACATCATCCACGaaaacaaacttttttttttttgttctgttTTTTTCTGCAGGGGACAATATGTGGGATTACTTCAGTTAGATTTGCAAAGGACAGTTACACATTTTTAGTACGTCAGCTTATTATTCTGGAAACAGAATTTGTTCTAATGGTTACCCATTTGCCACATAGTATCTATACAGAAAAGGTCAGGTCAATGTACAAACCGATCAGGCCAGTGGATTTGATACAAGTCTATGTAATCAGTTTGAACACGCTACAAACTGCAAGAATTTTTGCAATCCTGTCAGAGAGTATTTCAACAAAATCATCTTGAAAACAAAAACATACAAGCCCTGCAGTTAAGAACTGCTACCTCAAACACACACAGACACTAGAGACATACAATCTCTGAATGCCAGTGTAATGATGTAAGTGTAGAACTAGACCCAGCAGACAACAACATTAGCACCACTTAGGCACTCAAGATATAGGTTTACCCCATGAGAGCAGAGGGCTACAACCGAATAACTCAGCCTATTCTCTAGGGCTtctgttatatatatatatatatatatatatataatgcagCATATTTTATACGCCAATAAATGTAGGTAATATACAAGGAGGTGAGATTGTGAAATGGCTCAAGCACAAGATGTCGAGTTGAAGTATCAAATAACACAACGATTAACGCGCAAAGGTGAACTGATCAATGTATCAGCCCACTATATCTGCTTTTGAACGAGTCACCTAGGAAGGCTCTGTTTTGTCAGGCGCTGACCAGAACAAAACTGAAATTGTCAAAGGGAGGCTTCCCTTCTCAACCTTAACTGGATCAGCGTAATAGTGTAATACCAAAAATTCAATCAATAGCGCAAGTTCAGGATCCAACCTCAATCCTTCTGGATCATGAAGCAAACTCCAAGACTATATATATGACACAAtccaaaggaaataaaaccccaCAAAAACAAGAAACCGTTGGCTATAGCAGTTTCATCAAAAGCTCCATTTTCTATATATTGGAAAACACGAGAATTAGccagaaacaaaaacaaaatgggaTCAGCTACCATGAAAGCTGCTAGTAGTAGCATTTTTTGCACTTGTCTCTTTTCCATGATCATCAGCTTCAGCTCTAGCTATGCTAGGCCTTCATACTAATCTTTCTTAACTTACAATATGAAGGAACAGATGGGACGCACAATAGAGCCATTCTTTGTTGCATTACAAGTCCTTGTACTTACCAATGCACAACTCAGAGCTCCATCTCCCCCTCTTTCTGAAAGCAGCTTGAAAGTGACAATTGTCAGATCTTCGGCCTGTCCCTCTGTTTCGTATTCAAAAAGCATTACAGCAAAGTAATCATTTCCTAAATCAACAAGATCAACAGCACCTCCATTTGGTATGCCATCCAATAAAAGTGGCATTTTTACCGCTTTCCCATCGCAAATTTGAAAGAGACAGACAGGAAGATGGACGGCAGGCATAATGCACAAGAAGATATTGTCTTTATATAGGATGgcttttttctcaaaaggaaATGGAGGACCGCAACCATCTAGGTGTCGCACAAAATGTTCGGCAGGTTGAATCGGGAAATCAGAAAATAACTCACAAGCCTCCCACTCCCACTGCACAGTGTCAAAAGCACACGCGTATTCCCCAGTCGAAACACACAACCTTGAACCAATCACTACATATGAAAAGAAGCCCCTAAACATAATGGAGTAACTACCTTTTTTGAGAAAAGGAGGAATCGGCAGATCAGCCCACCTATCCTCTGAAGGATAATAAACCTCAAAGCCGATGTCAATTATATCAGGAGATCCATAGCTGGGCAGGGGGCCAGATAGAACATAGATGCAACCATCAATTTCCTCTATAAGCGGGAAATACTTTGCCCCATGCATTGGGCACTTAATCTCTGCTCGAGAGTTTCCTAGAGGAGTTGAGAGAGAGATGCAACTGAACTCTCGGGGCAACCTGCCTGGCTCATACAAGTGCCTCTCTTCCTCATCGGCCTTCACACCACCAACAACATAAACCAAACCTCCAGTATGAATCAAACTCATAGCAAAGTAATGTGGAGTGCATGCATCAAATGCATCCTTTATCTCATGCCAGACAAACTCCTCTTTCGGTTTAAGCCTGCTTGAAGAATGGTGAATCAATTTCCGAATTGGAAAAGACTTGAAAGAATAAACCATTGGATCCGCATAACCATCCACTTGCGTTAAGCACACCACGAGGTTTCCTGTTGTTTTCCTTTCATGCTTTCCAAAAATACAGCTGAAGGACAGTCTCCCAATTCTCCCTTTCTCTGTTGTTCGCGACATGCTTAATCTGAGCAAAAGAAATCAATTTAGCAACAGAAGAATGAGTGACGCAACAGCCAAATTGAAGCTGTACAAAAGAATAACCGTGAATGAAAAACCAAAAAACGAATAATACAATTTGTTCTTTCACTTTCTGCATCAGACACGCCCAAATTTCaaccccaaaaagaaaaaatgaatgtCATCCAGGTCAAGGCATCGAACAAATATGCTCACACAGGAAGGCCAGCAGTTGCACAAATCTAAGAAGATCTTGTCATGAAGTCAATTAAAGGCGTGAAGTCAGAAGGAGGGTAGGCGTGAAATCGGAAGAAGAAACAAGCAAAGCGTGATTCCAAAAACCACGCTTTTGCTGGGAATTAGTTCTGCAACAAACGCACAAGAACACAACAGAAGCTCAGCAGCAAACTTTCAAATGGATGAAACAGATTCTCAGCCACTTGGCCACGTGGGCGAATATGATTGGAAGGTTTGGAAGTTAGTTATTAGCTGATAGTTTATATAGGGATCGGGTGAATGTAATAGGGGGCAGAATTCTTGTGTAATTTCAACAGAATTGAGCTGAACCTCATTCTGATTCCCTTTTTTCCCAAATTCCTTCATTTCTGTTCATCTTCTCAACTTTCCCGCCCTTTTCTGTAATTCTtcattcatcaataaaataactTCTGAGTTATCTTCCAGCTTACCCCCATTGTTTAATTGATTGTTTATCAAGTTTGTTTACCAATTTCTGTTATCACATTGGCAATTCCTTATAGCTCAGTCTGGCCCCATGACAGATCTAGATGAAACAACTCTCCCTAACTCTAATAACTCCCTCTTGGACGAAAATATCATTTATCATTTAGCAGTTGCGATTTGCAAGATAAGGATCTTAAAGTCCGGTAAGATctcaaataaaaaggaaaaaaaataaaaacggaATAAATAACCAAAAACAAAACTGCAATCAAAATAACCATCAATGAAAGAACATAAAAACAAAGGGATACACTTTGGTTTTCTTCATCAGGCCAGCCCAGACTTCAACCAAAAGTaaacaataataattataacaaaataaaacagAATAAAGTAGACTACTTCGCCTGTAAAAGATCAAATAGGAAGACAGAAAGGCCAAAAAAAAGAAGCGAACAAAAGCGAATAACCAAGCATTCACCGTTTGCTCTGTGATCTTCTAAAACAGAAGCTTATTAGGAGCTATGTAAGCAGTAAGAGGATGTTAGATATGAAAATATCTCTAGCAAAAGCGCTCGAGTTAGAACAGAAGAAAAAAGGGCGACGGCTAGATCTGAAAATATCTCTTGCAAAGCCTTTGCTGGAATTGGACAGCAGAAGAGGGAGACGATTGCTGATTCTAAGATTTGATGACGCCCTAATTTTGCGCTGGCCGAGAGCCTTCTTTTGATTTAATCGTTTAATCCACCGCCACCGTCACCGCCACCGTCTAGGCCCCGGATCCACATTGGAATTAATAAATTCAGATTCGGAGCTGTTATACTATACCCGCTCCAGATTTGGCCTGGATATCGGAAAGATCTTTTTCTCCCGTAATCGGATTAGATGGATCTTGGATCCGAGTCGGGCCTATCCTGAAAAAGGCCCGTCAAAAGCCTGTTTTAGGGTTTGGTGTGTTTGACTATTTGGATAATAGTcagaaaagtaaatttgggATATTacattaataaatatataattttttaaattattaatcaaTTTATATTCGAGTGTGAAAGTCGAATATGGGTCGGAATACCACATTTCGTATCCCTTctgttttttgtttgacaaaacggatccgaGTCCGAGTCAGAGTCTCGGAATTATATCCCTATCCGTATCCAAAATAATTTGATGGATCTAGTCCGGATTTAGATCTGTTGATAAGCCTTGCCACCGCCACAACCTCTTGTTTGGGCTGTGTGTTCGGGTGCCACTTTTAGCGAACAAGGGAACTTGCTAAGGTCCATACAGCCGCCAACACAAGTTGGCTCAATGTTTGGGTACTATTTTTAGAGAACTAGAGAACTTGCTAAGATTCATACAACCACTAACACAAGTTGGCTCAGTGGTAAAAACGGAACACTTACTCACAAAAGATCGTATGTTCGAATTTTCTGCCAATGTGAAGGCTATGTTGGTTAGTAATCTGAAAGTATCTCTGCAAGTGACCTAAACCTATGGCTCCGAAAGCTTGTCGGTCTCGTGGTGATGATCGGAACCGAACCCACCCAAACTTTTAATTGCCATAAAAATGCCTTGCATAGGGATGGCAACCGGGGCGGAAACCCATTTTAAATGGGACGGGAGGCGAGGAACGATACCCCCGCCCCATTCCCAgctttaatttattaatataaataaatgtaatatattatataatctaATAATAACATACTTAAAATATTTGGCAACTAAATATTACCTTCACCAACAATATCCTTCACAAACATTTTATCAAAAACCTTTCTTGCCTTATTAAGAAGTCTAGAATTCCCATACCTGGAGGGCAAATTCCTAGACTCCAACTTCTTTACAAGCAATTCACCATTCAAATTATGAAATAAAGATGTTTggtgtaacggccccacctccccctaaggcgaaccagagggttcggcgggccgcctgcccagctctcgccgggactcagtcgctcactacagtcctcaacccaattacaatataaatctcaaaatttcatcaaattctccaatgattacatattacaaatgcagcggaaactgattccaatcgtagaacgtatacttacatccatatcaatttcaaatatttatacaagaccaactcgtacataaaatagatccaaacttaaactgtacacgatataagccatccagtcacgtgaataagcactccaagcttttcttcgccttgagccctgtgggggggggaaataaaacatttttggggtgagctagaagctcagcgagtaaccattaaaatcagtaatcaaatcggtttcacaatatttcttttcaatgatgtcataaatcaaatgataagtccagaaacgattacagcatttacaaaacattaaatatggagtatcaataattcaagaaacatgtacaatggaaagcgatagtaacattcatgaaaggatacattcattctcctgacatttcctcgctcatttgatcatttatttcatttcattcaccccgtccctggcttttggccaggctccaccaacctacataggtaatactcgagtataccaaacgttcacccaagttcctaatcgcctgaccgagtccgcttctggctcaagacgaccggtaacaaggggcaatggccagttcagcccaaaaggcttacattcatgcgcaagtaacatttcaatcgaaaatttcacatttatcgaggtcgagtgcgataaagtacacactcgtctcgaaaactcgttttggaaatcattataagcgcttaacacgttatcaaccaaaatacaagtcatgaagtcaagaaatatagcaaacatggcacactcacatgccagcacgcatgatatgcaagaaaacatttcaaaagtaactttggaaacagttcaaaagtaaataatgtaagaaacggatcataaataactttagaagtagtttgaggtcactcacctccacggctctgaaaccatccatcatatagcattgccttgctcaaatccaaaccttagatcacaaactcaaagcaaccaagtcctttaaaagttcggacagcacttcccctgaatttgctaacttttccagccatcatggcttcattatatcctcagccagtcccaaaggtacacacacaacaacaagctcatccaatagccattcagcaagcttcaagtagtactagtacaagtcaagctagggaaaagtctgaaAATGAAGGtaagctcaaaccagaaaaacagttttggacgtcactttgcggtaatggcacaacttgcactacgattatcggattagggtgtaagacccaccatctcgaagctaaaagacagggctacaacaatgtagaaggccactcagtccaaatcctagcacaactaggtcaaaaatgcagaataccaaaccagaaccgtaattgcaggttcccaaatcacacaatgctgtaattcgtccaactcagcctacacaggtccaaatgcattgattccaaaggcatatgatagctaagacatcaagatacatttcatcagaagacaccaacaacaaaatccaaaccaattccagtcaaaacagacgattacaatcgcagttcgcacattctgatcaccaaaaacagcaacagtaaaaatggcataactcactctatactgctccaaatgccctgaaattttgcaggcacttcaacctcatcaatacctacaacctttatgttttgagcaaagtccaattcggcctctatctatgacctaaaatttcggacagaatgtagtttcaagaaccctaattttccagaaattcttccaaattcaaaattgattgcatttaacaacaattcacacctacaagagtcattttaaaccattaccattcatcatacaagaccacaacatcccattcatattaaaccagcaaattcatcataaaatggaaaacttcaccaaaactcttcaaatcaagaaataaatcatataatccatcactttagccacttctaagccaaacataagcatcattagatgtagtagggtgttcaagcatcacataccaagaaatcaagagagatagggattgtggacaccttagctcttcaaatcaacttcactaaacaactcacaaacactaagtgaagaggttttatggagaaatttgaagttttaacggttggatcaagagattgagcaagaaaatggaaggcaaaagttgagggattttctttcttttctccttatgttgctcggccaagaagaaccagaaaatgaagaagattaagttagtttataaggtaagaaggtaggaaaaataaggattaatttccaccacaagtttggctaacacttggtctAATTTCAACCAtacaaa
Protein-coding sequences here:
- the LOC113697202 gene encoding uncharacterized protein isoform X3 — its product is MSRTTEKGRIGRLSFSCIFGKHERKTTGNLVVCLTQVDGYADPMVYSFKSFPIRKLIHHSSSRLKPKEEFVWHEIKDAFDACTPHYFAMSLIHTGGLVYVVGGVKADEEERHLYEPGRLPREFSCISLSTPLGNSRAEIKCPMHGAKYFPLIEEIDGCIYVLSGPLPSYGSPDIIDIGFEVYYPSEDRWADLPIPPFLKKGSYSIMFRGFFSYVVIGSRLCVSTGEYACAFDTVQWEWEACELFSDFPIQPAEHFVRHLDGCGPPFPFEKKAILYKDNIFLCIMPAVHLPVCLFQICDGKAVKMPLLLDGIPNGGAVDLVDLGNDYFAVMLFEYETEGQAEDLTIVTFKLLSERGGDGALSCALNAYNLLCRNFDFGMAECCHHESHILKLLKNTTSTRCLLQLPLFFDTLLLQVPFLELQQCDKSKRFSMPAVSI
- the LOC113697202 gene encoding uncharacterized protein isoform X1; this translates as MSRTTEKGRIGRLSFSCIFGKHERKTTGNLVVCLTQVDGYADPMVYSFKSFPIRKLIHHSSSRLKPKEEFVWHEIKDAFDACTPHYFAMSLIHTGGLVYVVGGVKADEEERHLYEPGRLPREFSCISLSTPLGNSRAEIKCPMHGAKYFPLIEEIDGCIYVLSGPLPSYGSPDIIDIGFEVYYPSEDRWADLPIPPFLKKGSYSIMFRGFFSYVVIGSRLCVSTGEYACAFDTVQWEWEACELFSDFPIQPAEHFVRHLDGCGPPFPFEKKAILYKDNIFLCIMPAVHLPVCLFQICDGKAVKMPLLLDGIPNGGAVDLVDLGNDYFAVMLFEYETEGQAEDLTIVTFKLLSERGGDGALSCALKKTEQKKKSLFSWMMSTGISCSYVPMFGETDYDPGRYISHISFDEQLDALGRAVDAGKIRYIGLSNETPYGVMKFLEIAQKQPHYPRIVSLQNLCNLLWRGFFFKNAYNLLCRNFDFGMAECCHHESHILKLLKNTTSTRCLLQLPLFFDTLLLQVPFLELQQCDKSKRFSMPAVSI
- the LOC113697202 gene encoding uncharacterized protein isoform X2 codes for the protein MSRTTEKGRIGRLSFSCIFGKHERKTTGNLVVCLTQVDGYADPMVYSFKSFPIRKLIHHSSSRLKPKEEFVWHEIKDAFDACTPHYFAMSLIHTGGLVYVVGGVKADEEERHLYEPGRLPREFSCISLSTPLGNSRAEIKCPMHGAKYFPLIEEIDGCIYVLSGPLPSYGSPDIIDIGFEVYYPSEDRWADLPIPPFLKKGSYSIMFRGFFSYVVIGSRLCVSTGEYACAFDTVQWEWEACELFSDFPIQPAEHFVRHLDGCGPPFPFEKKAILYKDNIFLCIMPAVHLPVCLFQICDGKAVKMPLLLDGIPNGGAVDLVDLGNDYFAVMLFEYETEGQAEDLTIVTFKLLSERGGDGALSCALKKTEQKKKSLFSWMMSTGISCSYVPMFGETDYDPGRYISHISFDEQLDALGRAVDAGKIRYIGLSNETPYGVMKFLEIAQKQPHYPRIVSLQNAYNLLCRNFDFGMAECCHHESHILKLLKNTTSTRCLLQLPLFFDTLLLQVPFLELQQCDKSKRFSMPAVSI